One stretch of Plasmodium vivax chromosome 8, whole genome shotgun sequence DNA includes these proteins:
- a CDS encoding diphthine synthase, putative (encoded by transcript PVX_094665A) codes for MALYIIGLGLGDERDVSVKGKELIEMSDVVYLESYTSVLFVSKNTLEEFYKKNIKEVDRNLAEENCEEILKEAINKKVSFLVVGDPLCATTHHDIILRAKKKNINVQVIHNASVMSAIGESGMQLYNFGQTVSIPYFEGNYKPTSFYDKIKVNLDNNFHTLCLLDIKVKERTIENMMKNKNIYEPSRFMTVNEAIEQLLYCEEVLKKNVITDNTRGIAIVRIGSDSQQIVSGSLLALKSVSYNDPLHSLIICAPTLHDVEREYFEMYQHRC; via the coding sequence ATGGCACTGTACATCATCGGCCTAGGGCTGGGGGACGAAAGGGACGTCAGCGTAAAGGGAAAGGAACTGATCGAAATGTCAGACGTAGTATATTTAGAATCATACACGTCCGTTTTATTCGTTTCAAAAAATACCTTAGaagaattttacaaaaaaaatattaaggAAGTAGACAGAAATCTAGCAGAAGAAAATTGTGAAGAGATACTAAAAGAagcaataaataaaaaggtatCCTTCTTAGTGGTCGGAGACCCACTATGCGCAACCACACACCATGACATTATCCTtcgagcaaaaaaaaaaaatattaatgttCAGGTGATTCACAACGCTTCCGTCATGTCAGCCATAGGAGAAAGTGGTATGCAACTTTACAACTTTGGTCAAACTGTGTCCATCCCATATTTTGAGGGAAATTACAAACCGACTAGCTTTTACGATAAAATTAAGGTAAATTTAGACAACAATTTCCACACCTTATGTTTACTAGATATTAAAGTAAAAGAAAGGACGATAGAAAAtatgatgaaaaataaaaacatttatgAGCCATCCAGATTTATGACCGTTAACGAGGCTATTGAACAGCTCCTTTATTGTGAAGAggtgcttaaaaaaaatgtcattacGGATAACACGCGGGGCATTGCCATTGTCCGCATAGGGTCAGACAGCCAGCAGATTGTATCAGGCAGCTTATTGGCGCTCAAATCGGTCAGTTACAATGACCCGTTGCACTCTTTAATCATTTGTGCGCCCACGCTGCATGACGTGGAAAGGGAGTACTTCGAAATGTACCAGCACAGGTGTTGA
- a CDS encoding adenylate kinase 2, putative (encoded by transcript PVX_094660A) has protein sequence MSDNLEKFSTVDLLNELKRRYSCLSKPDGRYIFLGAPGSGKGTQSLNLKKSHCYCHLSTGDLLREAAEKKNDLGNKIRNIINEGKLVDDDVVLTLVDDKLKSPQCKKGFILDGYPRNVKQAEDLNKLLQTNQMKLNGVFYFNVPDDVLVKRISGRLIHKPSGRIYHKIFNPPKTPFKDDITNEPLIQREDDNEEVLKKRLNVFKSETTPLINYYKNKNLLINLDATQPANDLEKKISQHIGG, from the exons ATGAGCGACAACTTAGAGAAATTTTCGACCGTTGATCTGTTGAATGAATTGAAAAGAAGATACTCCTGTTTAAGTAAACCGGATGGAAGGTACATCTTTTTGGGAGCCCCCGGTTCGGGAAAG GGAACGCAATCGCTAAACCTGAAGAAGTCGCACTGCTACTGCCATTTGTCTACTGGAGACCTCCTAAGAGAAGcagcggaaaagaaaaacgattTAGGAAATAAAATCCGAAACATTATCAATGAAGGAAAGCTGGTGGATGATGACGTGGTGCTAACTTTGGTGGACGATAAGTTAAAATCTCCCCAATGTAAAAAGGGATTTATCCTTGATGGTTACCCAAGAAATGTGAAACAAGCGGAAGATTTAAATAAGTTGTTACAAACGAATCAAATGAAACTGAATGGagttttttactttaacGTCCCAGACGATGTACTAGTCAAGCGGATAAGTGGCCGATTAATTCACAAACCGTCGGGAAGAATTTaccataaaatttttaatccTCCAAAAACCCCTTTTAAGGATGACATAACGAATGAGCCCCTAATACAGAGGGAAGACGATAACGaagaagttttaaaaaaaaggctcaacgtttttaaaagtgaAACAACTCCTTTAatcaattattataaaaacaaaaatttattaatcaATTTGGACGCAACACAGCCTGCAAATGACCTCGAAAAAAAGATATCCCAGCATATAGGTGGATAA